TATTCCCGACTTCTCTCCCTTATCTCGGCGGCACGTGGTCGGGCCGGCTCGCAGCCGTGACACTGCACCCCGGCATCGATCGCGGTGCAACGATGATGCACCGGCGACGTCCGTGCAGCTTTCTTCGAATTCAACCTCGGCGATTCCGATCGATCGGCGGCGAGAGGACCGCGGGACACATCGTCGACTACGTCGGAGCAGCCGGCGGACTTTTTTTCGTCGAGAATTTTATTCTCTCCCCGGAGCTCGgcgaacgtttttttttttttaaactgtctCGGCCGATCGAAAGCACGCGTTTCCGATTATCCGTGGCAATTTTTCCAATGCCAGGCGCGAACGAACAGGCACGGCGGAATACCTGTTTGACGGCAAACGTCGATAGCAGCGCGGTCTTTTTTTCCTCGAGCATCGAGGATGCTTCGAATTAAAGTGGTTACGCACGCACAGCCTATAAATATTCTTTAGCTGGACGTTCGGTTCTCGCATTACAGCAGGACCGCTGATTGAGCCGGCCGGCGGAGCTAGATTCGCCTAAACTTTAAATACTTAAGGGGGAGCGACCCTGCGAACGTCGCACGCCCCGGCCTGATATTCCGAATAAAATTCCGAAAATTCCTGTTCTTATGGCGcctaatttctttttttttctttttcgcgaCAGATTCGAACTAATTTTGCATGTAATCAATTAATTCATTTACTACATGTATCGTTCCTCGCGATTTTCTTTCGGTGAAAATCTTACGCCGTTGCGTTCGACGAATTTTTTTGGCCAAGGAACCGCGCGGTGCGTCGACCACGAAGCTTCGTAGACCGAGCGAAAACAAAAaaccgtgcgcgcgcgcgcgcgctcgctcgcctCGACGGAAGCGCGCGCGCCGCGGTTTTTTATTCCCCGATTGTTGTTGCGCCTGTGCGTGCACAGCGCGCCCGAAATACATTATACATTCGGCGAGGCGAGAAAACAGAATGCATGAGCGTTCGCGGAAAAAAGATTCCGGCCGGGCCCGATTGACATATCATttgaaaggaaaattaggggCTCGATTCGCAGCGCCGCGGCGAACGAGATACCGATCGTTGCTCGGCAAATGTTTCGGCAAAAAACTCTCGAGAAATATGTTCGGCAGTGTTTTGAACTCCGCGAGGGGGTCGTTGTTTCTGCACCGGGTTCGAAGTGGAATCCGCGCGAACGCCTCATCGACGGGGCGGTAAACCCCTGATTTCTCGTCATCCGCAGATGAGTTGAATCGTCGTTGTTACCATGGTCgaaatatttactattattatttattaattgaacggtaaaatactaatatataatatacacagTGATCTAATTCGAAAATACATGGCGCAAATTACATGGCTTgggtaataataaataatgattcATCACGTTTTTGCGATATAGCAATCTTTTCAGCGTTTTGTTATTTGCGAGTGAAACTCGCTAGACATTATTTAAATGATATAATTTTTGTTAACACGGTCGCGTTGTTTCATCGATAGAAAAATTCAGAAACTTTGTGCGAGATAAATGTAGGTTCGCTTAAAATTGTTGTACTTAAAAATAGTTGCAAAATGCaccattatttattaattgaacAGGCAAAATACTGTTTAGATTACAGAATGTATAATATACACAGTGATTTCATTCGAAAATACATAGCGTAAATTGCACGGTTTGAATAATGATAAATAATGATTCATTACAGCACGccacaataaatataattatttaaacaatataattTCTATTAACACATTTTATTAATCCATCGTATCAACGTTAGAAAAATGTGAGAATTTCGTGCGAGACAAACATCGCTCAAAATTCttgcattaaaaaatatttgcaaaatgTATATCTATAGGGTCGTCGCGATATTTCGATTCTTGCAAGCTGCCCGTTTGGAATACCGAGATTACTCTCGGAACGACCCAACAACAGAGTTCGGTACATATTTCGAAAAGAGCATCGTATTTAATCGGGCGAGACTAACCGGTGCCCGCTAGAACACGAGGAGCCGTCGTCGTTATTTCGGCCGCGGCAGGTTCGACGGTTCGTAAgtccgcgaaacgaaagagagcTGCGTGGTGACATTGCGAGACGGCGGACACAGCCGTGTTCCGAATGCGACGCGCAATCTCGTTACGTGACACGTTTTAACGTTATTCGCCGAATGCGCCGATGCAGTCGAGCGATGCACTTGTTATTCTCGCGGTACGTACACGCCGTCTTTAAGCCCGGAATAGATTTAGGAAGCGTCGAGCTATGCGACACGGGTTTGCCAAGTCTCTTGGTACATGAATGAGTTAGTTGCATGCGCGTACACGTGCCGCGCTAATTTATAGCGTTCGAACGCCGAGAGAAAATCTCTCCTCCGGCcccaagagagagaaagagagagagagagagagagagagagagagagagagagagagagagagaaagatagatccTCTCTAGCGAAACGTTTTCGGTTGCTCTTGAACGTGTCCCGACGCGTCGATCCATTCCTCCCCACCCCTCGAAAAATTTAACTCGATTAGGTTTATTAATGTTTGTGAAAAAAATCGTTCATTCGATCGGCGGGTCTCGCCTGGCTCTGTTACAGAGGAGGAGCCGCTGGAGAACAGTAGAACGAACGGGAATCACTCGGCAGGATCCAGAGGGAGCCCCGTGATTTCGAGCACACGAATAACCCCGCTCCACACCGCGTCCCACGTTCACCTGACCCATCAGCAACAGCAACCGCAACCGCAACAACCGCCGGTGCAACAGCAACCCCCACCCCAgccgcagcagcagcaacagcagcagccgcaacaacaacagcagcaacagcaaccgCATCACCCCcaacaccaccaccaccatcaccatCACAACAATCACAACAGCACGCATAACGTCTACGTGGAGAACCACAATTCGAATCACTCGCAGCAGAACGCCGGCAATCTCGTCGTTGACCTTGAACCGAACCATGACAATAAGAAGCATCGGAACGGGTAAGAAGAACTCTGTCCCGTCTCGCGTGTCCGATGCTCGGGGAACCGTTTACGCGAGCCACGGCGTTCTCGAATTCATTTGCACGGTCGCGGAGAAACGATGAATTTTCCGCGGGGCACCGTCGGCGAACCGCGAAAGGGTTGTTCCGGGGTCGAAAGCGAGAAAGTGTTCGTATAAATAAATCGGCCCGCAATGGGAAAAAATCGATCGGCAGTCGAAGTTAAGTTTAGCGAACGCCGCcgggtcggtcggtcggtcctTTCGATCGCTCCCCCGGCTTTTCTCCTCCGTCTCCTTCCCTTTCCGTCTTCGTCAGCCTGTTGCTTCGTCCGCTGTTACGCTCTCGCCACTCTCTACCCCTTCTGCCCGGCTGGAGCAGCGCGCGGCGCCCCCTCCGCCGTCTTTCCCGGTCCCTGTTTTCTTGCGGCGCGGAGGCATACACGTCGGCGGTGCCGACGAGGCAGAATCTGCTATCCATTCACGCGATGCACGTGTCCAGGGTGAATGGCACGTGCACGGCGCGTCGGCTCGCCGTGTCCCGTGTCGCATCGCCGCGAGAGAGCTGGCCGGTGACGCGGTTGCCACGATCGGGTCGCAGGGCTGTCTCACGGGGTGCGCGATTCTCCCCGATTCGACGCTCGGATCCCGCagagaaatggacgatttcggaAACGGGGACACGATTGGTCGAGCCTTGTGCCTCGATGGGTAACTATAAAAGAACAAGAGATAAGCTTGACGTAACCTTCTcgtcctaaattgtccatttttgtgtacagtcCGAGCGGTAATTAGAGAGAATGTActgcaatacagtaatgtctcccatactgacgctcagattgaccacaaaaatggacaatttgggaagaagagatgcgattattcgagccttgcggtttatttttattgttataattgtccacaattataaaaatgagccgcaagactcgaataatcgtatctcctcttcccaaatgatccattttagtggacaatctgagcgtcagtatgggagacattactgtgccgCGATCGAGGCGACTCCCGCCGGTCGAAATTTCAACCACGGGCTCGCGGAATCAAATCTGTACATAAATCTGTAATAAATCTGTACCGTCCGCTTCTCTGTGTTCCAGGCCCTGCGTGATCCGATCGGGCACCAGGGAAGTGCACAACAAACTCGAGAAGAATCGAAGGGCGCACCTGAAGGAGTGCTTCGAGTTACTGAAAAGGCAGCTACCTCAGCAGGACGAGAAGAAGTCTTCGAACCTTTCCATTCTTCACGCGGCGATCAGGCATATACAGGTAAGCGCGAGGGCCTTCGTCTCTCATGGCTGTAAAACAACCACCCCTGGCGACCGAGGATTCGAACACCGTTTTAAAACCCAAGTCACACGTTCCCGCTTCCGAGATAGCATCGTCGCTTGAAGTTCCTATCGCTTCGTATCGGTAGCGTCTCAAATTGCATCATTTTCTCGAGTCTGTGGAATTTGTTCTCGCGACGCTTCTCCGTTGAATTCTATACGCTGCAGTTCAATGAACGCGTTAACTTTTAACTATGCGAAATCGTCGCTTGCGGTTTTCCTTCTAGCCACAgaattttctttcaatttttaagGTTACGTCAAGCATCGAGGGTGGGTCATTGGCAAGCGCGATTCGATGTACTCGATTTtaagatttaaccctttgcactcgaagccattttaaccgtaaatctaaattaacttttctgacttgtaatatttccatttcatacgataaagtgcatttcatgcgtatgaaattgagtgtTGTGACTCATacgacagttagacttttaacaatctttttatatcaaagctttgataatataaatattatcttggaacgtgatgtaacaattttggtgatgcctcagagtcaccactcaagtgcaaagggttaaatctgatTCGGTAAGTCGAGAAGACGTTTTGAGAAATTGATAACGTTCGAACATCGGTTCGTCATTGTTTTGTAGCTCCATCGAGAAGCTATTCCGTCTTATTTGAGAATTGTTCACACCACTGTACAGTTAGAAAAGTCGCGGGAAAGTATCGCATGGCCGCCCCCTGTCCGCGAAGGTGGGGGGCGGTTGCACGGTTCGTATCTTCCGTCTCGCGTTTTCTCCCTAAATGCTTGGCGCTCGGTCTCCGCCGGTTCCATTTCTCCAGCACCGCCGGCCGTCTCTCTCCGACCGCTATTGTCCACTCGGATCCGCCGTCTCGTTCTATTTCCGCGTTTCTCACCTCGGgccgtcctcctcctcctccccctcctcctcctcctcctcctcctccggcgCGGCTCGCCGCGCGGCGGCGCAAGATGCTCGCCGGCCTCGGTCCGGGTTCGGGCCTGCACCGACGGCACCATCACGCTGTCTCCGACTCTCACGCACGTACAATATTCTTCGCCGTGGTCGAGGCCCGCGTCTACGGTCGCTGCTCCACGTGACCACGCGGCCATCGGCGTTGCGCCGCATGGCACGTACAGCACACACTCTCGCTATCCGAAACTTTTATCGTCCGGCGCCATTGTTGGCGACTCCCGGAGCCACCGGGCCGACCTTAGCCGCGCGGAGCCCGTCGGGACCTTACGGCGTGTGCAAATTTCATCCGGCACAACGTAGGCTAAGCGGGCCCAATTACCGAGGTCGCCCGGAATCCACCGCCGTTGTTTTCATTCTTCGTCGTTCGTACGGCGAAGAATTTATAAACAAAATGTTTCATGAAACATTCGGCGTTGCATCGATGGAATGAAATCGTGAGAGTGCTTCGTTTACTGCGAgttctaaaaaagaaaaatgattgAAAGGCGCGCTAGGATAAGGATGAGAACGTCACAATGGATTAGGCTCGTTAAAAATCGTCGAGGGGAAGGGACGAATTTTTATCGGTTTCCGTGTCCTCCGATCGATTCGAAGAATCTTTCtttcgcgcgaagatccgcgatCTTACTAATTAGAGAATTATTAATTACGATCGCCGCACGGTATCCGGCTCGACCACCCTATCTGCCACAACAATGACCCGACTGAATGTCTGCCAGATTACAGATACATTGAGGCAGTCTTAGCATTGACAACATCGCGCCGGCTAAGTCTAGATTTAGGATCGCCGGTGTACCGTTTCCGTTTGGAAAACGACGAGCGCGTTCAGATTGGCCAGCGGCGAATTCGTCGCGAACGTGTTCGCCCCGCGCCGGCTACGAAAGCCGACGGGCCAAAAGAGCGTTCGTTTCAGGCCCTGCGATTCGGTGCAGTTTCATAAAGCGACGAACGATCAGCGCGGCAACTCGTGCCAGATAACGGCCGGCCAGATAAGGTAGAAAGAAATGAAAGCGGCGTTATTTGCAATATCCGCGGCGATACTGCGTGCGAATTCAGCCGGAGGTGGCGGCGACCACGTGCTCCTAAGCCGCGCGTGCGCCTATTCACGTAACGACCTTCGTTCTCCTTCCTCTCGTCGGCCGCTGCTTAGGCGCTGTCTCCCTCCGGCTCGCGCAGGCCTCTCCGCCCAGTGGTGGTTATCTATGTATGTATTCCTTCTCTCCCATCCCCCTCTCCTTGACGACGCACTATTCCACGCTGCGCTTGTCTTCTTCTAACCGTCGCCGGGCCAGCGGAGCCCTCTCGCGCAGCGTGTTTTTGCTCGTCCCGAGGCAAAAGTCCTCACCGACTGTTTATGCCGGTGCGCGGCTCTCCCTCCTCCGCCTTCCTTCCACTCCGCCGTCTCGTTCTCCTTTCTCTCTTCCCCCCACTCCGCTCCTAATCATCCAGAACCGTGCGCCGGAGTAGAGGATCGTGTCAGCCATCGGAGCTGTTGAACTTGCAGGCGATTCTTGCACAAGGTGTTTGCGAAACATCGGCTCTGATTCCGCCTCGGTTACCAACCCCTTCGGGACGCTGTCCCAAGTccaacccttcttcttcgcttcGACTCTGCTCGCGTCGTGCGAGAAACGTTCGCAAGGCTAGTCCCTGTTTAATTGAGAACTTTTTAATGAACTGCTCGATGGGAACAGTGGTTTCAGTTCTGCACCGAGTCACCctcgtaatataataatataatataataataatataatataataataatataatataatataataatataatgtaatataatataataatatcatcataaataaaatataataatttataatagtataatataataatttcgttTGAGCTTATCGGCAACTATTGGAACGATAGAAACAAAACTGCAGACGATCTAGGCTGAATGAGACGAAAAGTTCGTACAAATTTAGCGGAATATTGGTGAAACAATTGCGGAGTAAATTCGACGTTGATCGACGTTCGGGAAAGTTTTAGTTGCGACGTGAATCATCGAACCACGTGCATCGTATCAGTAAAGCCGAGCGCGCCGACAGTCGCGTGAGTTTCTCCGCGCGGAACATTTTCTGCTGAATCTTCGTTGCAGGCTTATCGGGAgctctatcatttttatcgggGCTTATCGCGCATTCGAGGACGTACGGTGAAATTTTCGAAACACTTGCCGTTTGTTGTCGCTCGATTCGCCGGGCGTTCACGGGGGGGACGTGAAAACGAGAGGAGCGCGATCGGTTCTCGATTTCTGTAACGAGCCACCCGAAGCATCGACGTTTCGGAATTCCGGTGTCGCGGGCGGGGGAGGGGAGTTCGAAATTCTCTTATCAGTTCGCGCGCCCGGAAGCCGGCGGGGACGCGCGGCAGCTCCTCGCGCGACGGATTTTAAATTGCGCACGTCGAGAGCGTCGTCCTTGCAGATTTTTGTGGTGCGACGCCGCTTCGAAGGCGCGCTCCTCGCATACGCGCCGTCCGTATCGGCCGGTGGGCTGTCGGTGGCCGCCGTCACGTGCACGTTCCTTCACGCGTGTCCGTGCTGACGTCAAACGGCGGAGCCTTATCGTGTTTCGTTGCGGATAGGTGTCCTGAATCCGCAGGAGTATCGTGTGACACGGCTCGCGCGCGGCACCGTATTCTTGAAAGTGAAGCGAAAATATTTCCTCCGTCGGCTTTCTCTCGATTTTCTCACGTGCGGAACAATGAACCTAACTTGATCGTCCCGCGCCGCGAccttcgcgccgcgccgcggaatcttcttcttcttcttcttcttcgtcttcgcaGCCGTCGCCGTAGTGTGTAGACCACCGCGTGTGTTTATCATTTATCGCCGCAGCGCGGatctctttttttttccttaCGCAACGGCTGCGCATTTCTCATGGAAATCGAGCAGACAAAAATGTCGTCTTGCGTTGCTACGACGGATCGTTATTAGGTCGTGTCGTAAATCATTTCCGATGCAGCTATGTAGAATCTGTTTTTCGTATCTACCCGCTGTGAGGGATAAGggttcgaaataaatgaaataaacgaaataaatgaaatgagtaaaataaatgaaataaataaaataagcgaaataaatgaaataaacgaaataaatgaaatgaatgaaataaatgaagtaactcTACCCGCTATGAGGGATAAgggttcaaaataaataaaataaatgaaataaataaagtaaacgaaataaatgaaataaataaaataaacgaaatgaatgaaataaacgaaataaatgaaataaatgaagtaactcTACCCGCTATGAGGGATAAGGgttcaaaataaatgaaataaataaaataaacgaaacaaatgaaatgaatgaaataaatgaaataaacgaaataaatgaaatgaaaaaaataaacgaaatatatGAATCGAgaaaaacgaaataaatgtctgataaaaaaaaaatacaagtaATTGATGCCTCTGTCTAATAATTCCGTCGGTGCTTGTATGTCACAGAAATAGGGTACGTTTAAGAGAACGAAGCATCGACGACGGAACGGGGATTAGGGTAACGTGTTGTGGCTGGCGGACGCTTCTTCAACGCTTTGATAACTCTGTTGCAGACGTTGAGGAGGAAGGAACGGGACTGCGAGCACGAGATGGAGAGGCTCGCCAGAGAGAAAATCGCTGCCCAGCAGAAGTTACTAGCTTTAAAGAAGGAGCTCTCCGCCACGTGGGATCATATTGATTTTAATACTCTTTTGCCGGAACAGAGTTCGGCTACCGACGTCACCGCCACCAAAAGTGGTAAGTCCCAGATCGTTTCGCGTTtctcaattatttttataaacacGTTAACCCACGATTCTCTTctgaacgaatttttattttaaacgtTTACAAATTTTTCTCGTAAATCCGTATATTTTTAAAGGGAAACAACCTTTATTTTATCGCCAAAAGGAAAAATCAATTGGGGTTcttttctatttctttcttaaataaacGAATTCAGGGCAAAGCCGTTGAAGTAAAAAAATCCAATCTTTTTTACCGGATCGTTCGATGTTGATCGAATATTCAAACCGTCGAATTTTATAGAAAACATGGAGGTGGACGTGACGGGGTTGGCCCGCGGAGGCACGAGGTACAGCAGCACCAGCAGCCTGAGCAGCGCGGCCACGGCCAGCTCACCGCAGACGCTGCAGACCTCCAGCACCACTCCCAATATTCACAATCAAGTCGCAACCGCGGCCGTTGTCTGTCAGACCCAGGGTCTCAACCTTGCGCAAAGTTCTAGGGAAAGTCCGCCGGCAAGTTCAAGTCCCAGAACGCCAACGCCTAGCATTCCTACCCCGGCACAGGTAAATCCGATGATCCCTCCGACGGATTCTTGTCCGCAAGGCCCCAGTGTCAATCGAACGTTTGTCACCGTGTTAGAACGATTCGTTTTATGGTACTGTCGCGAGAAGAATCTTCGGACGCATGGATTAGCTCGGCGGGTTAGATATCGGCTTCGTAATCCCGAGGTTGCGGGTTCGAAACCCCGGTTAGGTAAAAAAATTCTCTCTCGGCAGCTTGCAGTCCGCGCACAGTTTTTCTCGCGCGGGAACATTTGAAATGGGTAGTTTATATATATCCTTCGTGCACCGAAGCAAGCCGTTGGGCACAACGTGACTGTATTAGCGTTTGTGTGTGAAACGGTGCTAGAGAAATTCGCGGCTAAAATAATACGTTTCATGCAGCATTAGAGTGTGAAATGATAAAATAGTGGCGAACACCgtcctttcttttttcttgaTACTAAACCCATCTGTACAGGTCAAATAACTCGATTCATATTTTTCGTTCAACAATCattttgaatgccacgccggttttacagaaattgcccgtggcgccacgatgaattttcttttatttgatACATATAACGTTGAagtattatctgcaatagataagttacagtgtataaccatgtgtgacatgttaattgcgacggggATCAcagtttgaatcgacgatggtaataataccaaattttagatattcacatttgttttgaattatatatatatatttctatcaatttgggggcgccggtcaccggtggcccccgtggcattcaacgtgttaaagtacAACGATGTTTCTATGAGAAATGATGTAATAAATTTCTTTATCTGGGGCTCTATTTTTTAACAATGATTGCacgaaatctaaataaattcaatcgtgCCATTTTGCAAGGAAAAATGCTCCAGTTACATTTACGCTTGCTAGGTTTATAGATGCGTCACGAAATACAGGCAGGATGTGAAATAGTTGTAAAATAGTAATTTTAAGGGATGGTTCCGTTTGATTACAGGAGAAAGTGACTACTTCGCCGACCGGTATAgtgcagcaacagcaacagcaacagcaacagcagcagcctCACCAGCTCCACCTACCGATCAGCGCGCAGATGTTGAACACGAACCAGGGCCTGGCGACGATCGTGCCGACCCTGCAGCACATCGGGCCGAGCCTGAGGGTGATACCGGGCGACACCAGGCAGCTGCTGGTGGCCCACACCCCGGGCAACAACGAGTCGAGACCGTTGACGCTGGCCGTGCAGAACTCCTCGGATCAATCGAGGCCGCTGATCGCGGTGCAATCGAACACTGGAAACGAGCCAAGGCCTGTGGCGCTGGTCGTTCACTCGTCCACGGCCAACGACAACCGAGTGACGTTCGTGCACTCGAATCTGTCCAACAACGATAGGCCGTTGGCCTTAGCCGTGCAGTCCTCCGCCAGCGATGTCAGGCCGGTCACATTCGTGCACTCGACGAACGAGGGAAGACCGATAGTCCTCGCTGCGCATTCACCCGCGCTGAACGTGACGAGTGAGTAGAGAGAGGCCCCCTGCGCCGGCGACTATGCAACGACCACGGCGGAGCTACCTCTTTTATAgatttataatgtatatatgtatatatacatatatatatgtatatgtaaaatTGTGTTGCAGATACCCAGACGAGGATAAGAGCAGGAGATTCTCAGAACACGCATAAAATGGTGGGCGGCGTGACGCTGGTCGGTGGGAACGGGTCGGAGCTGACCCGGCTACCGGGAGGCGCCGAGTTGAACATACTACCAGCGAACGGTATGCCTAATTTTCACCGTGTTCAACTACCGCTCGCAGTTTTCCCTCGTTTCGTTTCGAATTCGCCGCCGTTCTACGGCGCGACCAGTAACGTTCCGCGCGCTCCGTTCGACTACGTGACGTCACCGGTTCAATAGCCAATAGCAAACGGCATCTCGTACTCGATAACAATGCGGCTCGCAGCGAAAGCCAACGGGACGGTAACGAGAGGAAACTGTTGTTGTCGTTTCGAGAAACATGGTTTGAAGTTTTTTACGTGCAATCGGGATAGGAATTTTTtccgaaaagaaaaaaacaacaacagaataTTTTATACCTTGACACATCTGTTTAGAAAACAGTGCGGCTTTCAAAAGTGGAGgaacattatttataaaaactATTCATTCGAtcatgtattttattaaaacatTAAAACATTTCTGTTCGCATTCAACCCCTTTAATACATCCTATTTCTGTTCTCCAAACTAGTATTTAAATCGACTATTGTTTGCAACGTGTTTTGTTTTATGGTTAATCGATTTGTTCGAAGTCAAACCGATTATTCCGTTTTGCTAAACGctgcagctacaaatcaatgttcGTGAACGTTACAAGGATTTTTGAGCGGACGATATTAGAAGGCTGCGATAGCTGTACCGAATAGGGCACAGCTTTACGGCCGGGAGGGATTCATAGATTCCGGGTTCGAATCTCTCCACACCCTGTTTAATGGgaaaaatcgagattgaaaaatattatattccatTGAAA
This genomic stretch from Megalopta genalis isolate 19385.01 chromosome 5, iyMegGena1_principal, whole genome shotgun sequence harbors:
- the LOC117227031 gene encoding uncharacterized protein LOC117227031 isoform X2 encodes the protein MSLETLLEAARFVEQQEKKRERLASSSSSSSDHPLAVAPHSNHHNSNEPRGAKLKRERTEQDDLFCEEKLLIIDEEEPLENSRTNGNHSAGSRGSPVISSTRITPLHTASHVHLTHQQQQPQPQQPPVQQQPPPQPQQQQQQQPQQQQQQQQPHHPQHHHHHHHHNNHNSTHNVYVENHNSNHSQQNAGNLVVDLEPNHDNKKHRNGPCVIRSGTREVHNKLEKNRRAHLKECFELLKRQLPQQDEKKSSNLSILHAAIRHIQTLRRKERDCEHEMERLAREKIAAQQKLLALKKELSATWDHIDFNTLLPEQSSATDVTATKSENMEVDVTGLARGGTRYSSTSSLSSAATASSPQTLQTSSTTPNIHNQVATAAVVCQTQGLNLAQSSRESPPASSSPRTPTPSIPTPAQEKVTTSPTGIVQQQQQQQQQQQPHQLHLPISAQMLNTNQGLATIVPTLQHIGPSLRVIPGDTRQLLVAHTPGNNESRPLTLAVQNSSDQSRPLIAVQSNTGNEPRPVALVVHSSTANDNRVTFVHSNLSNNDRPLALAVQSSASDVRPVTFVHSTNEGRPIVLAAHSPALNVTNTQTRIRAGDSQNTHKMVGGVTLVGGNGSELTRLPGGAELNILPANGLTLSHAGVSLQTAAGKPGSTTVMQNAPSTEGIAHIVGSHAPLSGLTPIVTPMTVVSQGSQMTAHIIAPSSLAGKMITTPILKSVAQMPIVNAQYINTTTLVKPVVVVSSPSTSSPQSTTSSSTQPSSTTHSTV
- the LOC117227031 gene encoding uncharacterized protein LOC117227031 isoform X1; this encodes MGVLLVADGTVAVQPRMSLNAVKAAGAQQPIDETNNNVSGIRDANSLMPAQVVGIIGVVVNDEPRRSWMPPPPKKKWIRHYLLEEEPLENSRTNGNHSAGSRGSPVISSTRITPLHTASHVHLTHQQQQPQPQQPPVQQQPPPQPQQQQQQQPQQQQQQQQPHHPQHHHHHHHHNNHNSTHNVYVENHNSNHSQQNAGNLVVDLEPNHDNKKHRNGPCVIRSGTREVHNKLEKNRRAHLKECFELLKRQLPQQDEKKSSNLSILHAAIRHIQTLRRKERDCEHEMERLAREKIAAQQKLLALKKELSATWDHIDFNTLLPEQSSATDVTATKSENMEVDVTGLARGGTRYSSTSSLSSAATASSPQTLQTSSTTPNIHNQVATAAVVCQTQGLNLAQSSRESPPASSSPRTPTPSIPTPAQEKVTTSPTGIVQQQQQQQQQQQPHQLHLPISAQMLNTNQGLATIVPTLQHIGPSLRVIPGDTRQLLVAHTPGNNESRPLTLAVQNSSDQSRPLIAVQSNTGNEPRPVALVVHSSTANDNRVTFVHSNLSNNDRPLALAVQSSASDVRPVTFVHSTNEGRPIVLAAHSPALNVTNTQTRIRAGDSQNTHKMVGGVTLVGGNGSELTRLPGGAELNILPANGLTLSHAGVSLQTAAGKPGSTTVMQNAPSTEGIAHIVGSHAPLSGLTPIVTPMTVVSQGSQMTAHIIAPSSLAGKMITTPILKSVAQMPIVNAQYINTTTLVKPVVVVSSPSTSSPQSTTSSSTQPSSTTHSTV